The Ahaetulla prasina isolate Xishuangbanna chromosome 13, ASM2864084v1, whole genome shotgun sequence genomic interval GCGCccgtccccccctcccctcccggggGCGAGCAGAGCggactggggagggggaggcaggggGAGGTCTGCCTGGCAAGAGGCCGGGGGTGTTGGCCGCCCAGGGACCCTCTCTCGCCTTCTCAGCCGGGCCCAAGCACGGAGCGGGGGGCGGGCGGGGGAATGCCAGGCTGGAGGCGGTTCCCGGGAACTACCCTCCTGCTCGAGCCCGGCGAATCCTCGCCTCGCTTTCGCTTTCTCTTTGGCGCTGCAGCACCGCCGGGAGTACCGCTCCGAGGAGGAGGTCCGGCACCGGTTGCGGATCTTCCTCGAGAACAAGCAGAAGATCGACAAGCACAACGCAGGCAACTCCAGCTTCCGAAGTAGGGGctctgctgccccccccccgttTCCTTTTGGTGGTTAAGAAAAAGCGGAGTGGGAGGCCCTCCTGACCGCCTCCCCCGTTTCTCTCTTCAGTGGGCTTGAACCAGTTCTCAGATATGACCTTCACTGAATTCAGGAAGAAGTATCTCTGGCATGAACCTCAGGTAAAGCCACCTGGGCTTCTAAGGAGATCAGGAGGGGCACAAAACTCAGCTGATGTGCCCTTAATCTGATTACAACCCACCCAGACCCCAATCTGCTAGAGGGGCAGAAAGTCCCAATCTGACTTTGGAAACTTTGAAGACCTCCtggcttcaactcctagaattccccagccagtatggttAACAGCTGAATTCTGAGACTTACAGTTGCCTAGGTTGAGAAATGAGGTTAACATCTCATGGTCACATTTGGGATAAGCATTAAAAGTGAAAGGGTGGGTGGGAAAACCCCCAAACCATTGAATAGCAGAGCAAAAAGGGAAGGCTTCTCACCAGACTTGGAGCACTGCCAGCCTGCCAGCCCCTTTACAGTGCCATTCCTGTTCCTTTGCATCAAAAGCAGGTCCTGCCCAAGCCAAGCCACAGCCCTTTAGTTTTCTTATTTGGATATAGATGTGCCTCACAAAACCCCAGAGCCTCGGCTGGCCCACATGGGGGGGGCATTACAGTATggagggaatgagggagggaATTAGCCCCCCAATCCTATATTTGTCCCCACCCATGAGAAGCAGGCTAGCTGTGGTGGCCAGGGACCCATCCAGAGCTTCCTTAGAGTGTGGCCCCCATTCACGGTCTGTTCAGGCATGGGGAGAGTGAGATGGACTGGCCTGATGGGGCTCATCTGCTGGCCAGTGACCGCTtcccacttgcctccagaactgctCTGCAACCATGGGCAACTTCCCCAGAAGTTCTGGGCCCTACCCGAGGGCCATCGactggaggaagaaaggaaagtttGTCAGCCCTGTGAAAAACCAGGTAATTGGGTCAGTCATACACAATCCGTACAGCCACTCATCCCAACAAGGGGCTCTGGGCAGCCAGCAGGGCTTAAAGAAGGGGGTGAGCTTCCCTCTGGCCTTCGGGAGCCTTGCCAAAAAGCTGGGTGATGGGATCTTCTCatgcctctcctctccttccgctccccccacccccagggccCCTGTGGCAGCTGCTGGACCTTTTCCACCACCGGCTGCTTGGAGTCTGCCATTGCCATAAAAACAGGGAAGCTACTGAATTTGGTGAGGATGTTTGTTTGCGCTCCGTTTCTTTTAAAGATTTTGGTAAAATATAACAGGGCCATTTGGTATTTTATCCATCTATTTATTGGATAAAGCCAGAACTACACCAGTCAGCATAAGCAGAGGGGATTTCCACGGCTGAAACCCAACACCTCCCTTGCAAGTCTTCCTGAGGATCCTTCCAGTCTCACAGGTGTCACTTGCAGCTCAGCAGGACACACTTCGTGCCACCCTCTTGGAAATGCTGCTCCTGACCCGAACTCATCAGCGCCCCCCTTCTTCTAGACAGGTGGCGGCTTGTACAGCAGCATCTAACGGGGGGCCAAACCCCTGCCAGAGAAATTGCAGCCTTCTCCTGCCAAGgccggaggggtgggtggggcggggGCTTTCATGCTGTGCGTTTGTGGCAGAGAGAGCAAGCAGCCCCAGCTGAGCCCCAGCccagcagttatttatttatatgctgcctttACTATGTTTACAAATAACTCGAGGCAACACATCTCCCCCCCTCCTTATTTCCCCCTCAACCATCCTGTGAGGTTTgatgggctgagagtgagtgactggtccaaagtaacACATGGCTACCTTTCATGgttatggtgggactagaactctatcTCCCACTTTCTAACCTGGGTGCCTTCACCACTTGACTTCAACATGTGAGACTCTCTACACCAGTGGGGCTGCTGAGGAACAAGGTGGACGCAAACTCTTGCAGAGCAGCCTGGCCCTGAGCATCCACCTTATATGGTGGGCTTTTATCCTGGGCTTCAGTTTGATCACAGTGGGCATGAGACACTGGCTCCTGTGGGGAGCCTCGGCCCCTACAGGGGCAACTTGAGGACAGGCTTCCTCAGGTGCCAAGCACAGTGGCAAAGAGCTGGGAGGGCCCCTTGTCTGCAAAGAcccccagcctccaggaaagAAACTGGCACTAGGTAAGGCAGGGCAGGCTGCTGAAGAGATGGGCAGGAAGGCTGGCTGGGCCTGAAACAGGCCCTCAATGCATGGTTTTCCAAGGCTGGCAGTCTTGATTCAACATGTCTCCTCTCCCAGGCGGAGCAGCAGCTGATTGACTGTgctcaaaacttcaaaaactttggctGTAATGGGTAAGAGAGGCCCtcaggaagcccccccccccaacatcccAGTTCCACTCTCACCACCAGGCAGCTTTGGCCTCTGGGGTTCCCTGTAAAGGGTCTGCATGATGAGGCTGTTCCTTCCCTCCGCAGGGGGCTTCCCAGCCAGGCTTTTGAATATATCCTGTACAACAAGGGACTCATGGATGAAGAGGGGTACCCTTATCAGGCTAAGGTATGGGGGGGGGAGTGTCTGATCCAAGGGGAGGCAGGCAAGTTGCCTCTTCTACAAAACAACATctaaaaaggctcctctggttaTGTGCAGAACGGCACCTGCAAGTTCCAGCCTCAGAAGGCAGTGGCGTTCATCAAAGACGTGGTCAACATTTCACTGGTGAGCAGACTTGCAGAGGCCAAGCAGCAGCCAAAAGCCCTTTGCTCCTTGGGGGACCAACCTTCACCTTGTGCCCCCCAGAGCGGAGGCCCAGGGCATTTCCGGCAGTCTTCCTTGACTGCCCTTTCTTTTTAAAGAGATTAAGAGACTTGAAAATGGCCTGCTTCTCACTTGGGTTTGCTCTGGCAACCTGTTGGGAAGCCATGTCCCCactttctgcacatgctcagaggccCTTGCCCAGTAATGCTGGGCCTCTTTTTTTCCAGTACGATGAGCAAGGCCTGGTGCAAGCAGTGGGCACGTACAACCCAGTGAGCATTGCCTTTGAAGTGAAGGAGGACTTTGTACACTATCAGGAGGGGGTTTACACCAGGTGAGTGAGTTCCTGTTAGTGCACCCCGGAATGTTGCTCAAAGGCCCCATAATCAGCCTCTTCCCAGCAGGGCTGCCTGGAGCAGCACTCTGGCAACCCGCTGCAAGAATGGCCCCCGTTCCGTGGCCCCTCAGATCCCCACCAGAACTCCGAGGCACCCATTACAGGCACATGCTGAATTGGGAGATGGCAAGCAAATTGGCCAGCTGGGCAGAGGCACTAAAAACAGGTCCACATGAAAGGGAAATGCCCGTTTCAGGTTTCATGCTTACTTCTTTGAAGCATTGTGCAGCCCTAGATTTCAGCTACTTCCTCAAAGGTACCACTTCCAGGATTACTTTATTCCAGTCCTGTTACTTCACTTTCTTTGATCAGCCTGTAATTTATCAGTCATATGCAAATGAGCTGATCTTAAAAAACCCTTTAGCTGGAAGAGACCTCGAGTCCATGTCCCACTATGTGCCAAACCCCAGCTGAGACCATCTGGCCTCTGCTCCCACCCAACCAGCACAAGGCCCAGTTCCTTTTCCCCCGTGCCTCCCACTCATCCAGAATCTGCCCTGTGACACGATTGCCTTTTGGGACAATAGGAACAAGGCTTCACATCCTCAGATACTTGAAAATGATATTTCCCcctcccattgcttctttttccaaGTCACTCTATTTAGTTCCATTTTCCCCTCATAAATTTTGTTCCCAGACCCCTACGCAACTTGCTATCCTGTAAACTGTTCCCTAAAAATGTGGCACCCCAAACCAGGCATAACACTGACTTAAGTTCCTGtgcagaaaaaaacccccactatTCCTTCCTATGATCTAGAAATTAAATatgttgatttatctttaaactgtATTTGCCTTTTTTTGCACGCATGTTACACTGTTGGCACATAGTTTGCAATCGGCCACTATTCCAAGCCTGAGTTTCGCCCCAGGCGATTAGCCgccatttaaagcaggggtctccaactttggtcccttttaagactggtggacttcaactcccagagcccctcagccagtaaagctactggctgaggggctctgggagttgaagtccaccagtcttaaagggaccaaagttggagacccctgatttagagattTTGTTTCCGTTTCTGCCTTTGCATCTAACTGAGCAGTCCAACTAAGCAGCGAAAGGAGAAGGAGCGCATCGCTTATGCTTCGGCTTCTCTTAAGAACCGAATTTCCTGGAGGGCATCTGATCGGATCCTTCATGATCATCTTTTCTCTTAAGAGGCCGAAGGACCAGGGGGCTTCTTTCCCTCTGACTCGCACAACGGCGGCTAAAGCAGGCCGGCTCGCTCTCCAACCGCTGCTCGTCTCTCTCCCCACAGCACGGACTGCGACCGAACCCCGGACAAGGTGAACCACGCCGTCCTGGCCGTGGGCTACGGAGAGGCGGGCGGCGTCCCCTTCTGGATCGTCAAGAACTCGTGGGGGCCCTCGTGGGGCATGGACGGGTAATGCAGGCAGCGCCCCCAGCCTCACAAGCAGCGGCGCCCGCCAGGCTCGTTCAGGGGCCTCCGCGGAAGCCGCGGCCTCGGCTCCAGGCTCGCGAAAGTCGCCTCCCGAAGGGGACCCGCCTCGGGTCTCGTCCCGCGGCTTCCCGGGAGTGCCGGCCGGCCGTCCCCCCTGTCAGCGGGCGGGGCGCTCCGAGGGGCTCCGGCGCCTGAGGCTGTTCTTTGTCCCGGCAGGTACTTCAACATCGAGCGCGGGAAGAACATGTGCGGCCTGGCCGACTGCGCCTCCTTCCCGATCCCCCTGCTCTGAGGCGAGACCGAGCCCCGGGCGCACTCGACGGCGCAGGCGCGTTCCGTGCGCGGCggttaataaagccttcaaaccgAGACTACGCGTGTGGGCGTGTCGAGGGAGGGCGGGGGGCGTGGTGTCCGGGCTCGCCGGAAGGCGCCGGACGCCACTTCCGTGCGCGGGGCGGGGTTTGCGGCCTCCAATCGGGCGCCTTAGGGCCGGGAGGGCGCGAGGTCCGAAGCCTTCGCAGCGATGGCGGCCCTTCCGCGCAACAACCTGCGGGAGCAGCTGCAGCGTCACTCGGCCAGGGGCGCCTCCAGCCCGCGCGCCGCGCCCAGGCCCAAGCCCGCGTGAGTCGAGGGACGGAGGGCCG includes:
- the CTSH gene encoding pro-cathepsin H encodes the protein MAPRALPLLVLCSGLGLGLCAASSSSASGEQLFKAWAAQHRREYRSEEEVRHRLRIFLENKQKIDKHNAGNSSFRMGLNQFSDMTFTEFRKKYLWHEPQNCSATMGNFPRSSGPYPRAIDWRKKGKFVSPVKNQGPCGSCWTFSTTGCLESAIAIKTGKLLNLAEQQLIDCAQNFKNFGCNGGLPSQAFEYILYNKGLMDEEGYPYQAKNGTCKFQPQKAVAFIKDVVNISLYDEQGLVQAVGTYNPVSIAFEVKEDFVHYQEGVYTSTDCDRTPDKVNHAVLAVGYGEAGGVPFWIVKNSWGPSWGMDGYFNIERGKNMCGLADCASFPIPLL